The nucleotide sequence TGAAATAATCACCATCAAGAGCATTATCCTCTCCTGATTTCATGCTCTGCTTTTTCATGAATTCATCATATCTATTCCCCTCACGGTCATACTCAAGAGGACCTCCGCCTGGATGACAGTTGCCACATGTAGCGGTCACAAAATCAAATGAGGTCATATCAATCATTCTGGCACTATCATTCTTTTTGGGAGCGAGTTGCCGATACAAAGGCGCAGGAGAGCACCACGTTCCGCCATAGTTGCCAGGAGAACTAACCCAGTTATATCTCTTCGCGAAAAGTTCTGGAACTTTCTCGCCTTTGCCCTGTGTGAAATGGAATCCTTCAGTTATCTTGTTGTAATCGTGACATCCAGTTGCACCACATGTCTGCTTAGGTGAATAAGGCTTGTCCGTATTAACATTGTGCACAGGGTCAATAATATTTCCTGCTTCGTCCTTAAGATAAAAAGGCGGACATACTCCTGATGCAGCAGGCTTTTTCTCGGGTTCTTTCAGATTCTCTGCATACAGAGCAAAGCCTACTGAGCAAAAGGCAACAACTATAACAAAAATAATTAATCGCTTCACTTTAAACCTCCATATTTCTTTACATTAAATTCAGTTCTATATTTCACCGCGCAAACGATAAGTGCCTCCAATGCTTATAGTATCGGTTTGTATGATATGACTATATTTTGTTAAATCAGCATCAGCAGCACTGTATCCCGGAATCGGGCTGAAAAGCAAAGCCAATAAGATAATTACAAACGATTTCAGGACATCCTGCCTTTCAATATCTTTGCCGATAATTCAAGTAATACAAAAGCAAAGATTGTTAGAACAAGCAAACTCAATACAGGATGCATTATTTGATATTGATAACCAAAAGAAAATCTTATACTGTCGATGCTATAAGTAAGTGGCATCAGATACGCTATCGGTTTTATTATTGACGGCAGACTATTTACCGGTATAAAAACACCGCTCAGGAAGATCATCGGAAATCGGAAGAGATTTGCTAAAGTCTGTGCCTCAAATACCTGTTTCACTGAGACAGATACAAACGCCCCAAGGGCAGAAAATGCAAATGACGATATGATGACAGATGCCAGAAACAACAAGGGGTTTTCAAGATGAAATGGGAACAGAATAATCAGACCCAGGAGA is from Nitrospirota bacterium and encodes:
- a CDS encoding ABC transporter permease, coding for MKNALRGAFFIALKDMKAYYFKPPNISWGILFPLVFILAFYLRSPMEFSHLIPGLLALSLLFSTTSMEAIVITFERMTGALERLLLYPVSVTTILAGKISGGAGFGLSVTIIFLLGLIILFPFHLENPLLFLASVIISSFAFSALGAFVSVSVKQVFEAQTLANLFRFPMIFLSGVFIPVNSLPSIIKPIAYLMPLTYSIDSIRFSFGYQYQIMHPVLSLLVLTIFAFVLLELSAKILKGRMS